The following coding sequences are from one Myxococcales bacterium window:
- a CDS encoding ABC transporter permease: MRALDRWNEVFETLRRNRLRTFLTSCGVFWGVFMLIVMLGFGRGLERGVMGSLGRFARNAIYVWSGTTTKPYKGHGPNRQIRLMGSDGALLAERVPGVLAVAPRTHGGWGATSPVSRRERSDTFTVSGDVPEFLQIEGLVVDKGRFLNPLDLSEFRKVAVIGQRVFETLFTPDEDPIGQQIRIQGATFDVVGTFHSESSGERADFMNGRIYLPRSTFNRMNGRGDEVHYFTILLDEGVSSSEVEAQAAQLLKRRHQVDPDDPGGIESYNSEKDFRRLSNLFLGIATLSWIVGVMTLLAGALGVSNILMISINERTREFGIRKAIGATPRSIMAQVVEEAVVLTGLAGGLGLSAGVGVLALSQKIFESMPKTRGPQFFAPPDLDLPKALVAVAILTLVGALAGLAPARTAVAIKPVEALAHE; encoded by the coding sequence ATGCGCGCGCTCGATCGGTGGAACGAGGTCTTCGAGACCCTGCGACGCAACAGGCTGCGCACCTTCCTCACGTCTTGCGGGGTGTTCTGGGGCGTGTTCATGCTGATCGTCATGTTGGGCTTCGGGCGAGGCCTCGAGCGCGGCGTGATGGGCAGCCTGGGCCGCTTCGCCCGCAACGCCATCTACGTGTGGTCGGGCACCACCACGAAGCCCTACAAGGGCCACGGCCCGAACCGGCAAATTCGCTTGATGGGCAGCGATGGCGCGCTCCTGGCCGAGCGGGTCCCGGGGGTGTTGGCCGTCGCCCCCCGCACCCACGGCGGCTGGGGGGCCACGTCGCCCGTGTCGCGGCGGGAGCGCTCCGACACGTTTACCGTATCCGGGGACGTGCCGGAGTTCCTACAGATCGAAGGGCTCGTCGTCGACAAGGGACGCTTTTTGAATCCGCTCGATCTCTCGGAGTTCCGCAAAGTGGCCGTCATCGGGCAGCGGGTCTTCGAGACGCTCTTTACGCCCGACGAAGATCCCATCGGCCAGCAGATTCGCATCCAGGGCGCCACCTTCGACGTGGTGGGCACATTCCACTCCGAGTCGTCCGGCGAGCGCGCGGACTTCATGAACGGGCGGATCTATCTGCCGCGCTCGACCTTCAACCGCATGAACGGCCGCGGCGATGAAGTGCACTACTTCACGATCCTGCTCGACGAAGGTGTGTCGTCGAGCGAGGTCGAGGCCCAAGCCGCCCAGTTGCTCAAACGGCGGCACCAAGTGGACCCCGACGATCCCGGAGGGATCGAAAGCTACAACAGCGAAAAAGACTTCCGCCGCCTCTCGAACCTCTTTTTGGGCATCGCCACGCTCTCGTGGATCGTGGGGGTCATGACCCTCCTGGCCGGTGCGCTCGGCGTCAGCAACATCCTGATGATCTCGATCAACGAACGCACGAGGGAGTTCGGCATCCGCAAGGCCATCGGCGCCACCCCCCGTTCGATCATGGCGCAGGTCGTGGAGGAGGCCGTGGTGCTCACGGGGCTTGCGGGTGGCCTCGGCCTCTCGGCCGGCGTGGGTGTGCTGGCCTTGTCACAGAAGATCTTCGAGTCCATGCCGAAGACCCGCGGGCCTCAGTTCTTCGCGCCTCCCGATCTCGATCTCCCCAAGGCCCTCGTGGCCGTGGCCATTCTCACCCTCGTGGGCGCGCTGGCCGGGCTGGCCCCCGCCCGCACGGCCGTTGCCATCAAGCCCGTCGAAGCGCTGGCTCACGAATGA
- a CDS encoding ABC transporter permease: MNTLDRWREVGSSLARRKLRTALTALSVAWGIFMLVLLLAAGNGLANGAESAFRDIATNSVWLFPSPTQKAFAGHPKGRIIRMTNDDFTFVKNAVTEADHVSARYRPREDATVSRRGRQGAFSVKAVPAENRFLERTNISRGRYLDDLDIQERRKVAVAGQKVISVLFPGGEDPLGQSISIGRSTFTIVGTFSDEGDQGEQDTIFIPLSTGQLVLGGTKDVDRVMFTVGTTPVAEAEAVVDDLKRRLGARHGFDPTDKGAIRVRNNHFMHQKMMGVLWAIRSFVWLIGLGTILAGVVGVGNIMLISVKERTKEFGVRKALGAKPSSIVLMVLEEALLVTTTAGYLGLVAAVATVEFGSRLLPDDNTFFRNPEVDVRVGLMATLILVVAGLLAGLWPARRAARVNPVEALRAE; the protein is encoded by the coding sequence ATGAACACGCTCGACCGATGGCGCGAGGTGGGCTCCTCGCTCGCGCGCCGCAAGCTGCGCACGGCCTTGACCGCGCTCTCCGTCGCCTGGGGCATCTTCATGCTGGTTTTGTTGCTGGCGGCGGGCAACGGCCTCGCCAACGGCGCCGAGAGTGCCTTTCGCGACATCGCCACGAACAGCGTGTGGCTGTTTCCCTCCCCCACCCAAAAGGCCTTTGCGGGCCACCCCAAGGGCCGGATCATTCGCATGACGAACGACGACTTCACCTTCGTCAAAAACGCCGTCACCGAGGCCGACCACGTCAGCGCCCGCTACCGTCCCCGCGAAGACGCCACGGTGTCCCGCCGCGGCCGCCAGGGAGCTTTTTCGGTCAAGGCCGTTCCCGCAGAGAACAGGTTCCTCGAGCGCACCAACATCAGCCGGGGCCGCTACCTCGACGACCTCGACATCCAGGAGCGCCGCAAGGTGGCGGTGGCCGGCCAAAAGGTGATCTCCGTGCTCTTCCCAGGCGGCGAAGACCCCCTCGGCCAGTCCATCTCGATTGGCCGCAGCACCTTCACGATCGTGGGCACCTTCAGCGACGAAGGCGATCAGGGCGAACAAGACACGATCTTCATCCCCCTGTCCACGGGCCAGTTGGTGCTGGGGGGCACGAAGGACGTGGACAGGGTCATGTTCACCGTGGGCACCACGCCCGTAGCCGAAGCCGAGGCCGTGGTGGACGATCTCAAGCGGAGACTGGGCGCCCGCCACGGCTTCGATCCCACGGACAAGGGCGCCATTCGCGTGCGCAACAACCACTTCATGCACCAGAAGATGATGGGCGTGCTGTGGGCCATCCGCAGCTTCGTGTGGCTCATCGGCCTTGGCACCATCCTGGCGGGCGTGGTCGGCGTGGGCAACATCATGCTGATCTCCGTCAAAGAGCGCACGAAGGAGTTCGGCGTGCGCAAGGCCCTGGGGGCCAAGCCTTCATCGATCGTGCTCATGGTGCTCGAGGAAGCATTGCTGGTGACGACCACCGCCGGTTATCTCGGGCTCGTGGCCGCCGTGGCCACGGTGGAATTCGGCAGCCGGCTCTTGCCCGACGACAACACCTTCTTCCGCAACCCCGAGGTGGATGTGCGCGTGGGCCTCATGGCCACGCTGATCCTCGTGGTGGCCGGCTTGCTCGCAGGCCTGTGGCCGGCGCGTCGGGCGGCGCGCGTAAACCCGGTGGAGGCGCTCCGCGCGGAGTGA
- a CDS encoding ABC transporter ATP-binding protein, with protein sequence MIELSGISKSYRAGVDALPVLRNINLHIGAGELVAIMGSSGSGKSTLLNILGILDDYDEGLYTLDGTPIKDLSEGRAAHYRNRFLGFVFQSFNLLALKTATENVELPLQYRGVPRRLRREMALAALERVGLSARASHLPSEMSGGEKQRVAIARALVTGPRLVLADEPTGALDTKTSHQIMELLEEANAAGVTLVIVTHEPDVAARCRRLVRIRDGQIQEGDAEPPARAGAQPATP encoded by the coding sequence ATGATCGAGCTTTCCGGTATCAGCAAATCCTATCGTGCGGGCGTAGACGCGCTGCCTGTGCTGCGCAACATCAACCTACACATCGGGGCCGGAGAGCTGGTGGCCATCATGGGCTCTTCAGGCTCGGGCAAGTCGACCCTGCTCAACATCCTGGGCATCCTGGACGACTACGACGAAGGGCTCTACACCCTCGACGGCACCCCGATCAAAGATCTCAGCGAGGGCCGGGCGGCCCACTACCGCAACCGGTTTTTGGGCTTCGTCTTTCAGTCGTTCAACCTGTTGGCACTCAAGACCGCCACCGAAAACGTGGAGCTGCCGCTCCAGTACCGGGGCGTGCCCCGGCGCCTGCGCCGTGAAATGGCGTTGGCCGCCCTCGAACGGGTGGGCTTGTCGGCCCGCGCCTCGCACCTGCCTTCGGAGATGTCGGGCGGGGAAAAACAGCGCGTCGCCATCGCGCGGGCCTTGGTCACAGGGCCTCGCCTGGTGTTGGCCGACGAACCCACCGGGGCCCTCGACACGAAAACCTCGCATCAGATCATGGAGCTGCTCGAGGAGGCGAACGCGGCGGGCGTCACCCTGGTGATCGTCACCCACGAGCCCGACGTGGCCGCGCGCTGCCGCCGCCTGGTGCGCATCCGTGATGGCCAGATCCAAGAGGGAGACGCCGAGCCCCCCGCCCGGGCGGGGGCGCAGCCGGCCACGCCATGA
- a CDS encoding YkgJ family cysteine cluster protein, which produces MSTPHARGPGNAAAPSPPARPQRHALLVRPGAAFRCFADGLCCSSIHLLGPVSAAELIPVKRLHRDPVFYDSSIRAKVFRFKDDGTCVFLRPDHLCGVHAQLGVEGKPDTCRKFPFALVATPVGRRVVTAHRCSCRTLGERPALTPAAVEEEIRIPGKVLRAERSMLGRISLTSRRHVGFATYLAEEAPWLAALAAGRDPFTVLARKPFPRLRGRSWRDVAKEFHEQEDDSAYELAKSWFADAILAVTAGVRFPHRGRPWARFFDKAEARATTVRRPRDMYNDWLADVIWSFEWTDHGTFARARRELATRLAMAQAIAAALTRKGVRADRATAEALMIIEDIGTTEAWEAVVALMPP; this is translated from the coding sequence GTGAGCACCCCCCATGCCCGGGGGCCCGGCAACGCCGCGGCTCCCTCCCCTCCCGCGCGCCCGCAGCGCCACGCCTTGTTGGTGCGGCCGGGCGCGGCCTTCCGTTGCTTCGCCGACGGGCTGTGCTGTAGCAGCATCCACCTTCTCGGCCCCGTCTCGGCGGCCGAGCTCATCCCGGTCAAGCGGCTCCACCGCGATCCCGTCTTTTACGACAGCTCCATTCGCGCGAAGGTGTTTCGCTTCAAGGACGACGGCACGTGCGTCTTCCTGCGCCCGGATCATTTATGTGGCGTGCACGCACAGCTGGGTGTCGAAGGAAAGCCCGACACCTGTCGCAAGTTCCCCTTCGCGCTCGTGGCCACCCCCGTGGGCCGCAGGGTGGTCACCGCCCACCGCTGCTCGTGCCGCACCCTGGGCGAGCGTCCCGCCCTCACCCCCGCCGCGGTGGAAGAGGAGATCCGCATCCCGGGCAAGGTCTTGCGTGCCGAGCGCAGCATGCTGGGGCGGATTTCGCTCACGTCTCGTCGCCACGTGGGCTTTGCGACCTACCTCGCCGAGGAAGCCCCCTGGCTTGCCGCTTTGGCGGCCGGCCGTGACCCCTTCACCGTGCTCGCGCGCAAGCCCTTTCCCCGGCTCCGCGGGCGCTCCTGGCGCGACGTCGCCAAGGAGTTTCACGAACAGGAGGACGATTCGGCGTACGAACTGGCGAAGTCCTGGTTTGCCGATGCGATCCTTGCGGTAACCGCAGGCGTGCGCTTCCCTCACCGCGGCCGGCCCTGGGCGCGCTTCTTCGACAAGGCCGAGGCCCGCGCCACCACCGTGCGCCGCCCCCGCGACATGTACAACGACTGGCTGGCCGACGTGATCTGGTCCTTCGAGTGGACCGATCACGGCACGTTCGCGCGCGCCCGCCGCGAATTGGCCACGCGCCTCGCCATGGCCCAGGCCATCGCGGCCGCGCTCACCCGCAAAGGCGTGCGGGCCGATCGGGCCACCGCGGAGGCGCTGATGATCATCGAAGACATCGGCACCACCGAGGCGTGGGAGGCCGTGGTGGCCCTGATGCCGCCGTGA